A genomic stretch from Pochonia chlamydosporia 170 chromosome 4, whole genome shotgun sequence includes:
- a CDS encoding protein kinase regulator Ste50 (similar to Magnaporthe oryzae 70-15 XP_003712743.1) — MMSFDGGTAYAESDADDEYERSMGDHSPVGDSEASPIDSELSTSAEHTPTTYGHRSSADRLPETIITEWNADECADFISTIGLPQYADAFVAADAEAQYATATLKDIKHLVEQLRLRDERMNLLEQDLRRMTDDFRRLREDMLPALRLVKDQQTPLPNLSGGSSGQAFTYEATISPPAPTPPPGSGPGGVKRQYSQRKILIGATPKNASPTQVAHDRTIAEQTLDPSSAAERAVMSSSHLAAMNGSGQTSSAHPSPNMPSPTSPQNYPSGTTLASRSYRGDSSVPSNRSTINDSDHGMYMSRDKGGMPPGPPRRRETPVPDTPTPNSNGSSVEIFKSFRVSMDDPCYKVLPAALKKYQINAPWDQYALYIVYGDQERCLGMDEKPLILFKQLDKEGKKPMFMLRKTTNAQVDNEPGSAGIANAARGASTGYDPPGGII; from the exons atgaTGAGCTTCGACGGCGGCACGGCCTACGCCGAGTCCGACGCTGATGACGAGTACGAGCGAAGCATGGGCGACCATTCTCCTGTTGGCGATTCTGAGGCCTCACCCATCGACTCCGAGCTATCGACTTCCGCAGAACACACACCCACCACCTACGGACATCGCAGCAGTGCTGATCGATTGCCCGAAACTATAATCACCGAATGGAATGCAGACGAGTGTGCCGACTTCATCTCCACCATTGGCCTGCCACAGTATGCCGATGCCTTTGTCG CTGCCGATGCCGAAGCCCAATATGCTACCGCCACCCTGAAAGACATCAAGCATCTTGTCGAACAGCTGCGATTACGGGACGAACGAATGAACCTGCTAGAACAAGACCTGCGGCGAATGACGGACGATTTTAGACGACTCAGGGAAGATATGCTCCCCGCTCTCCGCCTTGTCAAAGACCAGCAAACGCCTCTGCCAAACCTCAGCGGTGGCTCTTCAGGCCAAGCCTTTACCTACGAAGCCACGATATCGCCTCCTGCTCCCACGCCGCCACCGGGCTCTGGTCCTGGAGGAGTCAAAAGACAATACTCGCAACGCAAGATCCTCATCGGCGCAACCCCTAAAAATGCTTCACCAACCCAAGTGGCACATGATAGGACAATTGCTGAACAAACGCTGGATCCATCCAGCGCCGCCGAGAGAGCCGTCATGTCATCTTCACACCTCGCTGCTATGAACGGATCTGGCCAGACATCATCGGCTCACCCGTCGCCCAACATGCCGTCTCCAACCTCACCACAAAACTACCCTAGCGGAACTACATTAGCATCCCGCTCATATCGCGGTGATTCGTCGGTACCATCAAATCGATCTACGATCAATGATTCAGATCATGGCATGTACATGTCAAGAGATAAAGGTGGCATGCCCCCCGGACCTCCTCGACGTCGCGAAACGCCAGTTCCTGATACCCCGACACCAAATTCGAATGGGTCTTCTGTGGAAATATTCAAGTCTTTCCGTGTCAGCATGGATGATCCGTGCTACAAGGTTCTTCCCGCAGCGCTCAAGAAGTACCAGATCAATGCTCCATGGGACCAATACGCCTTGTATATTGTCTACGGTGACCAAGAGCGGTGCCTTGGCATGGATGAGAAACCCCTCATCCTAttcaagcaacttgacaaagaaggcaagaagCCAATGTTTATGCTACGGAAAACAACCAATGCCCAGGTCGATAACGAGCCTGGCAGCGCTGGCATAGCCAATGCCGCAAGAGGGGCGTCGACGGGGTATGATCCACCTGGAGGTATTATATGA
- a CDS encoding AT hook domain-containing protein (similar to Colletotrichum fioriniae PJ7 XP_007595139.1), which produces MSQVIDLTLEQNTTDNPVPSSVTYPAPLPSLRARRITTISITSQTTKLPRQDHRTLLKKQAWLQANTIDIPPNSLSLPSSTNGTPNPIAATLVFAQHEAGTAVCISPSGILLTCSHCVAENTTHLSWSQTHWLIFSSGDVVAAKTIAWDARRDLALLVIIKSSSRATVFPYASLSTTPPRISSRLLCIGHPAAEDLEAPLPGTKTGYDTLVLSTGTFRGLAEQDPHDNEEIGALMHSCWTYWGHSGAPLVDRRSGGLVGLHSSWDDETGMRRGIPLEALDGFLGQVVRKYEAVTPYGWVWFVR; this is translated from the coding sequence ATGTCCCAAGTAATCGACCTAACTCTCGAGCAAAACACCACGGATAACCCTGTCCCATCATCCGTAACATATCCAgctcccctcccctccctGCGAGCCCGacgcatcaccaccatctccatcaccagccaaaCAACCAAACTCCCCCGTCAAGACCACCGCACACTCCTCAAGAAACAAGCCTGGCTCCAAGCCAACACCATCGACATACCGCCCaactccctctccctcccctccaGCACGAACGGCACACCCAACCCCATCGCAGCAACACTCGTGTTCGCCCAACACGAAGCCGGAACAGCAGTTTGCATCTCCCCCTCCGGCATCCTACTAACCTGCTCGCACTGCGTCGCCGAAAACACCACCCATCTATCATGGTCCCAAACACACTGGCTAATTTTCTCTTCGGGGGAtgtcgtcgccgccaaaacTATAGCCTGGGACGCGAGACGTGATCTCGCACTCCTGGTCATCATCAAGTCTTCATCACGGGCCACCGTCTTCCCGTACGCTTCTCTGTCGACGACACCGCCGAGGATATCGTCTAGGCTGCTGTGTATAGGGCACCCCGCAGCTGAGGATCTCGAGGCTCCGCTGCCGGGCACAAAAACAGGCTACGACACCTTGGTGCTGAGTACAGGGACGTTTCGGGGCCTGGCAGAGCAGGACCCGCATGATAATGAGGAAATAGGGGCGTTGATGCATTCGTGCTGGACGTACTGGGGGCATAGTGGTGCTCCCTTGGTTGATCGGCGTTCTGGGGGTTTGGTCGGCTTGCATTCTAGTTGGGATGATGAGACGGGTATGAGGAGAGGCATTCCGCTCGAGGCTTTGGATGGGTTTCTAGGACAAGTTGTGAGAAAGTATGAGGCTGTTACTCCATATGGCTGGGTGTGGTTTGTTCGCTGA
- a CDS encoding FAM176 family domain-containing protein, with translation MTSTYVSNNATSSLTSVSVTPTPAPTSTESQSVLTTWPSTTYTVPLTSWGNTPNGFSDFNLGDKILQLVTSGSNGERIVRGFLMGVALGIILGGALCCWVPCFGRARQERRARRRQQREQAEQQAREQEQQQHVPRTGQEIATEPVEGQQGPPESQPNNNSNISNNNSNISNNNTPAMERSYVRLRWDRMRRRHR, from the coding sequence ATGACGAGCACATATGTTTCCAACAACGCGACGTCGTCGTTGACCTCGGTATCCGTGACGCCaacgccagcaccaacatcaactgaGTCACAGAGTGTGCTTACAACGTGGCCATCAACGACGTATACCGTCCCATTGACATCATGGGGGAACACACCGAATGGGTTCTCCGACTTCAACCTAGGAGATAAAATCTTGCAGCTCGTCACTAGTGGTTCCAATGGCGAGAGAATTGTCCGTGGCTTCCTAATGGGTGTGGCACTTGGTATCATTCTGGGCGGAGCTCTCTGCTGCTGGGTTCCGTGTTTTGGGCGAGCCAGACAAGAGCGGCGAGCAAGGAGGAGACAGCAAAGAGAGCAGGCTGAACAACAAGCTAGAGAGCaggaacaacagcaacatgtTCCCCGGACAGGACAAGAGATTGCCACAGAGCCCGTCGAGGGTCAGCAAGGGCCGCCAGAAAGTCAGCCCAACAACAATAGCAAtatcagcaacaacaatagcaatatcagcaacaacaacacacCGGCTATGGAGAGAAGTTATGTACGTCTGCGGTGGGATCGAATGCGACGGCGGCATCGATAA
- a CDS encoding N-acetylglucosaminyl-phosphatidylinositol de-N-acetylase (similar to Metarhizium acridum CQMa 102 XP_007807973.1) gives MDPVLGLLATLVVVVPVLYMYTVSVVQSRFPALNNKRICLLIAHPDDEAMFFAPTVLALTRPETGNHVKILCLSTGNADGLGETRKKELVKSGMHLGLRDEDDVFVVDNPTDFPDSMTTKWDENRIATLLCSAFAPQLGRQRSDDSAKPTANIDVLITFDGSGVSSHPNHISLYHGARAFVAGLMRGKSGWTCPVDLYTLSTVNVVRKYSAFLDVFATMASWAIGVRHEDKAHPGGLVFMSQLIGEGGLPTAMGAMTQAHKSQMVWFRYFYIAFSRYMVINDLRLEKVKSK, from the exons atGGACCCTGTGCTCGGTCTTCTGGCGAccctggtggtggtggttcCCGTTTTGTACATGTACACCGTCAGCGTGGTTCAGTCGCGATTCCCGGCTCTCAACAACAAGCGCATCTGCTTGCTCATTGCTCACCCCGATGACGAGGCCATGTTCTTTGCTCCGACGGTACTGGCTTTGACGCGACCTGAAACCGGCAACCACGTTAAGATCTTGTGTTTGAGCACCG GTAATGCGGACGGGCTTGGAGAGACGAGAAAGAAGGAGCTCGTAAAGAGCGGCATGCACTTGGGCTTGAGggacgaggatgatgtgtttgtggtggACAACCC CACTGACTTCCCCGACTCCATGACCACGAAATGGGACGAAAACCGAATCGCGACTCTCCTCTGCAGCGCCTTTGCGCCGCAGCTCGGCAGACAACGAAGCGACGACTCCGCCAAACCAACCGCCAACATCGACGTACTAATCACCTTTGACGGCAGCGGCGTGTCGTCGCACCCAAACCATATATCTCTTTATCACGGCGCCCGTGCATTCGTGGCCGGTCTCATGCGGGGCAAGTCTGGCTGGACATGCCCGGTCGACCTCTACACGCTGAGCACCGTCAACGTCGTGCGAAAGTACTCGGCATTTCTCGACGTATTTGCGACCATGGCTTCATGGGCTATTGGCGTGCGGCACGAGGACAAAGCACACCCAGGCGGCCTCGTGTTTATGAGCCAGCTCATCGGAGAGGGAGGCCTGCCCACGGCCATGGGTGCCATGACACAGGCGCACAAGAGCCAGATGGTATGGTTCAGGTACTTTTACATTGCGTTCAGCAGATACATGGTGATTAATGATTTGCGGTTGGAAAAGGTCAAGAGCAAATGA
- a CDS encoding deacetylase-like protein (similar to Metarhizium robertsii ARSEF 23 XP_007818652.2) translates to MVQTRRERQGANIKLRQPDRSGPSEKTLLDFADERKLFQQAQQREKELAKKKPSAAQNDDEGEDEDEDDDDGEVPMLSPGAERVLEAALWTATIAMLHFTFDVLVQNQYGRDISWPEVCMRTGRAWLVFLFLFYFLHPFESNAVFIPGLPSRYQPHLRQAVFFTMSVASGCYLIYISNTYGYLATMKQAPPLGCLWLWAVVELDLVWGCVSLLIAAAFLKQGGYEIK, encoded by the exons ATGGTACAGACACGCAGAGAACGGCAaggcgccaacatcaagctTCGCCAACCCGATCGATCCGGCCCATCAGAAAAGACCTTGCTAGACTTTGCCGACGAGCGAAAACTATTCCAACAGGCCCAACAACGCGAGAAAGagctggcaaagaagaagcccagCGCAGCTCAAAATGACGAcgagggcgaggacgaggacgaggacgatgacgacggcgaAGTCCCCATGCTATCTCCTGGCGCAGAGCGAGTTCTGGAGGCTGCTTTGTGGACTGCTACCATTGCTATGCTCCATTTTACGTTTGACGTGCTGGTACAGAACCAATATGGCCGGGATATTAGTTGGCCAGAGGTCTGCATGAGGACCGGTCGAGCATGGCTAG TGTTTCTCTTCTTATTCTATTTTCTGCATCCTTTCGAGTCCAATGCTGTCTTTATACCCGGCTTACCCAGCCGATATCAGCCGCACCTGCGCCAGGCCGTTTTCTTCACAATGAGCGTTGCATCTGGGTGCTATCTCATCTACATTTCCAACACCTACGGTTACCTGGCTACAATGAAACAAGCGCCACCGTTGGGGTGCCTATGGCTTTGGGCAGTCGTGGAATTGGACCTCGTATGGGGCTGTGTTAGCCTGCTCATTGCGGCGGCTTTCCTCAAGCAGGGAGGCTACGAGATTAAATGA
- a CDS encoding Ras family domain-containing protein produces MKLLTRTKKQVTNPPNIYKTMILGTAGSGVTTLTRTFIWECYYDDPTIEGSPVYNHFSHLVNHTDHQVDSYRKRISIDNEQVILEVLDLGSYTHDEAGSALRKLYMKDSEGFMLVYSITSRESFRGLDAIRSEILDDRNRSAVPFVLVASKSDLEEQRVVSHQEGEELALSWECPYLTTNATIYDDAIQGPFEQMVREIRKSREGAKTPRVEERGDRRKTRSLGDCMIL; encoded by the exons ATGAAGCTCCTCACAAGGACCAAAAAACAAGTTACA AACCCACCCAACATTTACAAGACAATGATCCTTGGCACAGCCGGAAGTGGTGTCACAACCTTAACTCGAACATTCATATGGGAATGCTACTACGATGACCCGACCATTGAAGGTTCACCAGTCTACAATCACTTCAGCCATCTTGTCAACCACACTGACCACCAAGTAGACAGCTACCGCAAAAGAATATCAATTGACAACGAACAAGTGATTTTAGAAGTCCTAGATCTAGGAAGCTACACCCATGACGAAGCTGGAAGCGCTCTAAGAAAACTGTACATGAAAGACAGTGAGGGTTTCATGTTAGTATACTCGATTACGTCGCGAGAAAGCTTTCGGGGGCTAGATGCAATTAGGAGCGAGATTCTTGACGATAGAAACAGATCCGCGGTCCCTTTTGTTCTGGTTGCCAGTAAGTCGGATTTGGAGGAGCAGCGGGTAGTATCTCACCAGG AAGGCGAGGAGCTGGCGCTGTCGTGGGAGTGTCCTTACTTGACGACGAATGCGACCATATACGATGATGCTATACAGGGTCCTTTTGAACAAATGGTTCGAGAGATTCGCAAATCGAGAGAGGGCGCCAAGACGCCTCGCGTAGAGGAACGAGGTGACAGGCGAAAGACCAGGTCACTTGGTGATTGCATGATATTGTAG